Genomic DNA from Gimesia aquarii:
CTGGAAACTGGCAGCCCGATCGAATCAGCACTTTATCAAACGCTACGAAGAAGAAACGAATCTATGCTGTCATATGCTGCTCGATTTAAGTTCGTCCATGCAATTCCACAGTCTGGGTTATTCCAAAGCGGATTATGCCAAAACCCTGGTCGCGACGTTTGCTTATTTTCTTTCAACTCAACGTGATGCGAGTGGTCTGATTATCTTTGATGAACAGGTCGAATCGGTTGTGCCTGCGCGTTTTACCCGCGGACAGCTGAGAAGAATCCTGATTGAACTGGAACGACCTCCACAGGGATCGCATACCAATTTTATCTCTCCGTTAAAACATGCAGTGGAAACCATCAAGAAACGGGGGTTGGTCGTGTTAGTCTCCGACCTGCTTTCTCCCACTGAGGAGTTAAGTACACACCTGGGATATCTGCGTGCCAAAGGCCATGAGGTTGCTTTGTTTCAAATCCTTGATCCGGCTGAGCTTCATTTTGACTTCAGTGAAACCGCGATTTTTGAAGATCTGGAATCAGGAGACCATATGGCCCTGAATCCGAAAGCAGCTCAGGCAAATTATCAGCAGCAAATGGACCAACATTTGGAAGAAATTCAAACGATTTGTCGACAGCAAGGAGTGCATTACCACAAGTTGACGACGGACACGCCGCTGGAGTCGGGTTTATCCAGTTTTCTAACCGATCGCGTCGCATGAAAGTAATTTAATAATAGAGGAAGTACCGTTGAGTTTTTTGACCCCACTCTATTTATTTGGAATCATAGCCGTCGGCTTACCGATCTTATTGCATCTGGTCAGACATCAACCTAAAAATGTCTTTCAATTCAGCACGCTCCGCTTCCTGGAACACAAGCCCCCTCAGACGAACCGCAAAAACAAAATTGAACACTGGCTACTATTACTGCTTCGGGCTGTCGCCGTAATGTTATTGGTCGCCGCTTTTGCACGTCCCTTTTTCAAAAGCAAGGATCTCGAGCTGACTGCGAATTCCACAACTCAGCAAACTATTTTGTTGATCGATACGAGTTCCAGCATGCGGCGGGAAACACTTTGGAACGCAGCTTTAGAAAAAGCCAAAAACATCATTCAACAAGCGGGGAAGAATCAAATCGCAATCTACACCTTTGATTCGAAGCTGACTCCTGTTAAAGGTCTTAATGAAACAAAACAGCTAAAAACTCATCAGTCTCGTAAATTCGATCAGGAGCGGCTCACAAAGTTAACCCCTGGATGGAATTCAACAAATCTTGGTAAGGCTTTGACTGAAATTGCTGCGATCTTACAGCAGCAGGCCGCTTCCGATCCAGCAAAAACCTCTCTGCAAAACAGCACGATTGAACTGATCACTGATTTCCAGGCAGGTTCTCAAATTAATTCACTTAATAGTTTCTCATGGCCAGAGGAACTCAAAGTTCGTTTACATCGACTGTCAGTCAAAGAAACAAGTAATGCCGGTTTACAATTGCTCGCATTGAATGAGTCATCCGAGGCGACTGTGCGCATCGTCAATGCCGCCGATTCCAAAGCGGAGCAATTTACACTCACCTGCCAGGGGAAAGAGAGTACATCGAAACAAGTTTATGTTCCCCGAGGTCAATCACGCGTGGTCGAGATACCGACACAAGAAGAAATGGAGCATGTCAAAGAAATTGTTCTCAGTGGCGATGAGCACGATTTCGATAATACGCTTTATCTTCAACCAGGTACAAAAACAAAATTGAATGTCGTGCATTACGCCACACCCGAAACCAGCGACACTCAATCTCCTGATTTTTTTGCCAAACGGGCGTTTCCTTCCACCAAATCGCGAGAAGTTCATTATCTCACAGTCGGCCCTGATTCACCCAAAATTCTGATTTCTTCGACCAAGATTCATCTGATGATACTCAGCCGCCAACTATCACAGTCTGAAACCAGTCTGGTGAAACAGTATCTGCAACAAGGTGGAATCGTGCTCTGTTCTTTACATGATGAGAGCGCCAGCCAAACGTTAAAATCATTACTTCCGTTCCCACAAAAAATAACCAGAAAAGTGACAGTTGCTCCCGCCGAAGTAAATGGCTACGCACTACTCACGAACATTCACTTTGATCATCCCACTTTTCAAATGTTTCAGGCTCCTGAATTCTCAGACTTTACAAAACTGAAGTTCTGGAAGTATCAACGACTGAGCTTGCCAGACAGTATACCACATCAGGTTCTCGCGCGCTTCGATCATGACAATCCTGCGATTCTGAATATTCCAAGTGGAGAAGGGCAGTTGATCGTCATGACATTTGGTTGGACTCCCCAGGAAAGTCAGTTCGCACTCTCTACCAAATTTGTGCCGATGATGAATGCGATTCTGGCTCAGAATGCAAAGCTAGTCGAAGTTCCTTCACAATTCACAGTCGACGATAATTTCAAATTGCCGAACATCAAACAACTCACAAAAATCACTAACCTCAACTCATCCCCCATTAAGTTAGCTATCGGCAAAACCGACCTTGAAGAAAACATTCAACCGGGTCTCTATGAGGTCATGGTCGAACACGAAAACATGCCAGCACAAAAGTTTGCGGTCAATCTGGCAATTGACGAAAGCAAAACCGCCCCACTAGCAATGGAAAAGCTGGAAGCATTGGGAGTCAAGTTCCTTAAACCTGGTGAAACCACCGAAGCAGAGTCAAAGTCTTTCGATATTCGACGTCAGGCACTCATACGAGAACTGGAACAAAAACAAAAAATCTGGCGTTGGCTGATCATTGTCGCTCTCGCAATGCTTTGTCTGGAAACCTTGCTGGCGAAATGGATCGCCAGTCCTACTTCAGCGACACGAAAGGCGTAAATATGGGCCTTCCCGATCTCATACAACAACTTAATCAAGTCGTGTTTCGTTATGAGGCCAGTCGAAAATTGAAACGGCTGACACTGATTTGGCTGGCTGCCAGCGGCCTGACGATACTCGCATGTCTCTTTCTCAAACCGATTTCCTCGCAGCAAGACCAACTCTTTTTATTGGCTGTACTGCTTGGGATTCCATTTTTAGCTGCGATAGGAACACTTTTTTCTCGGGTTCACAAACTCCTTTCGCCCGCCAACAGACATAAAGTTGCAACATTAATAGAACGAACTTATCCAGACCTCGATACCAGTCTGCTGGCTACATTGGAATTGGAAAACGCGATGAATGAAGTTCGCCCGACATTTCTACAACATCGCCTGGTTCAACAAGTCATCGAACACGGGACTCACCACGATTGGCGACAAACCATCTCCAACCGCAAGTTATTTCTGCAAAGTACCGCTCATGTACTCTGTTTCATAGCCTGGTTTATTGGTTGCCTCAGTTGCTGGTCCTACCTGAAAGCAGCGCCTCTGCCAAAAGAAACCCCACTCGCGACTGCCTTAGTTAACAAACAGTATCTGGTCGAAATCAAACCGGGAACAACAGAGCTTGAAAAAGATCATCCTTTGTTGATCACTGCCCGTTTTACAGGAGAAACTCCCGAAACGGCAACCTTGCGAATCGTCTCAACTTCAGATGAACCCCAAACCATCCCATTGGACAAGCATCTGGACGATCCTGTATTTGCGGTCCGACTGCCTATGATTACTCATGATCTTTCCTATGTCGTCCAGGCAGATTCCTGGGAATCAGAAACCTATCAGGTCAAAGTCTTTGTTCTGCCTGAACTGGTTCAACTGGATACGGTGATTAACGCTCCTGACTATACAGGACGACCCACGCAAAAAATGGAAGACGCGTTACAAATGAGTGCGATCGTCGGTTCGTCAATTGAGTTACAGGCTCGTTTTAACAAACCAGTGCAAACCGCGTTACTCGAATCAGAAAATCAGCAACCGCTTCCGCTGAAAGTCAGCTCAGATGGCATGTCAGCCCGAATCAGAATCATCGCAGAGAATAACCAGTCCTGGAATCTGCGTTTGATCGATTCTCAATCACGCGAAAATCGAACACCACCTTATATTGATCTGGTGGTCGTTCCCAACCTGCCTCCCGAAATCAAGGTCACATTTCCAGCCCGGGATACGCGTGTCTCTCCACTGGAAGAAGCGTTAATTCAAGGTAGTGTCAGTGATGATTTTGGTCTGCAACAAGTGAGTCTCGTCTATACAATTCCCGGACAAACAGCGCAGACTCTCTCGCTACGTGAAACAACAAAGCCTGTTTTAGAATTTGTCGCAGAACATCTGCTCTCTATGGAACGCCTCCAGGTCCAGCCAGACACTTTAATTTCGTATTACCTCTTTGCAGAAGATATTGCCCCTGATGGTAACACGCGCAAGGTACTCAGTGATATGTACTTCATGGAAGTTCGCCACTTTGAGGAAATCTTCAGAGAAGGCCGATCTGCGAGTAGCTCATCACAATCAAAAAAGTCTGGAGGGAATGCAAAGCAGGTAGAAAAACTGGCGGAACAACAAAAACAAATCATCAATGCGACCTGGAAAATTATTCGAAGGGAAATCAAATCCACAGTCTCTGATCAATTCAACAAAGATGTATCGACGGTTCAGGAAGCTCAACAGGCATTAGTTGCCAGTGTTTTAAAACTGGGTTCAAAGATTAAATCGCATAAGTCCAAAGTAATCATCGATTCTGTCGTCCAAAAAATGCAGGAAACCGTCTCGATTCTCGATTCAGTCAATCAATCTCGCAATGTTGAACAACTCACGGCTGCCCTCAATACAGAACAGTCAAGTTACCAATTATTGTTGAAACTGAGAGCAAGAGAACATCGTGTTTCACAAAACAAAAATGGTGGAGGCAGTAAAGGAGGAGGTAGCAGTCGCTCTCAACAGCAAATGCAACAACTTGAGTTGACCAACAAGAAACAACGTTACGAAACAGAAAACCAGGCGTCTCAAGCTCAAGCAGCACAACCTGATCGCGAAGCATTACAAATTCTCAATCGACTCAGAGAACTTGCACAACGTCAAAAAGATCTGAATGAACAATTGAAAGCGTTATCTGATAAAAAGCGGCTCGCAAAAAATGACCAGGAACGAGAAGAAATCGAACGGCAACTCAAGCGACTTAGAGAGCGTCAACGGGAATTGCTCCGTAATACCGACGAAGTGGCCCAAAAAATGGATCAGTCGAAAAAAGCCTCTTCCGCAAAATCGAGACGCGAACTTGAACAAACGCGTTCTCACTTACAACAAAGCTCAGAAGCACTGAAAAAAGGACAGGTCTCCCGCGCACTCAATTCAGGCACCAGAGCACAACAACAATTGGATCAACTCAAAAATGAATTCCGCAAAAAAACAGCCAACCAATTTGCAGATGCAATGCGTTCCCTGAATAAGCAGGCAGAACAGCTTAATGAGAAGCAAAAAGAAATCAGCCAGGCACTCAACAAACAACAGCAGTTAACGCAGCCAGAAAAAAAACGTTCATTACGTAAAAATAAAGGGCAGCAGGCACTGGCCGACAAATTACACGAACAGGAATCCGATCTGAAAAATCTTGTCGAGCAAATGAAGAAAATCGTTCAGGAATCAGAAAAATCAGAGCCTTTACTTTCGAAACATCTTTATGATGCGATTCGGAAAACCAGACCTTATCGTCCTGCAGATTCCTTAAAAAATGCAGCCAACTTTCTGAAAGAGGGTGCCTCTGAACGTGCACAGCAGGCGGAACAACGTGCCGCAGAGGGAATTGAGGCAATGAAACAGGGAATCGAAGTTGCTGCTGAAAGCGTTTTAGGAAATGACCTGGAATCTCTTAAACGGGCGAGAGAGGCAATCAAAGCACTCTCATCAGAAATGAAGAACGAACAAAAGCTGGCTGGCAACCCGAATTCACAAAACCAGCGCACCGCTTCTTCACCAAAAGCCACACCCTCTGGTAGCCCAAAAACTCCTACAGATAAACAATCGAATTCCTCAAAGCCGGGACAGCAAAAGCAGGCTGGTTCGCCTTCCGGTCAGGGTAAATCTCCTGTGCAACTCGCTTCTGCACAAAAGGGAAAAGGGCAGAGTTCTGGATCAAAACCGGGAGTTTCACAATCATCAACATCAAAGGCAGGTCCGAAATCACTGAAAAGCGCTAAGGGAAAACCCAAAGGTGGCTCGGGTGGCAGTCAGGGAGGTCCTGGAGGTCAAACAACCGGGCCAATTACAGGTAATCAATTTCGAAAGTGGTCTGACCGTATGCGGGATGTGGAGGAAATGGTAGGCGATCCCGATCTCCGCAGTAAAGTGGCTCAGATTCGAGAACGTGCACAAAGTATGCGTGAGGAATTTAAACGACACTCTAAAGTACCGAAGGGAGACCTGGTTAATGCGCAAATCCTGGAACCGCTGGCTGAACTTCAAAAAATATTGTCCAACGAAATCATTAAACGAGGCGCGCAAACAACGTTGGCACCAATCGACGGTGACCCGGTACCGGAAAAATACTCCGATCTGGTCCGTCGCTATTATGAAGAATTAGGGAGTGGAAAATGAATTGTTTGGCCCAAATACAATTCGCTGCACCTCATTGGACCACAATTGCAGTCGTCACAATCATCGCTGGTCTGGCTCTCGTGTTTTTTGCGTATCGATCTCTCACGTTAAAACGCTCTCTGGCGAGTGCTGCGATATGCTTGAAAATCTTCGGTATCGCAATTCTTTCAATTGCCTTGACCGAACCACTCTGGAGTGGCACACATGTCCAACCCGGTACCAATTTGTTTGCCGTAGTAGTCGACAATAGTCAAAGTCTGCAAATCAAAGATCCGAAAACGAGGCAGCCACGCCTGGAGCAAGTCAAACAATTACTCACTTCATCACACCCGGCTCAAAAGAACAATCTCCCAGAATGGCTCATCAATCTGGAACAGAATTTTTCCGTTCGGAAATATTCAGTCAATGCATATACAAAAGCGATACCAGAACTGCAACACCTTCAATTTGATGGTTCAATAACAAATCTTGTTTCAGGACTCAACGAATTAAATCAACGTTATACCAAGTTACCGTTAGCGGGTATCCTGTTGATGACCGATGGAATTTCCGCTGAGGAAATCAGTCGTCTGGAAACATCCGTCCCCATCTATCCGATTGTGATTGGAAGCACTTTACCAGCCATTGATCTTGCCATCACAAACACAGCAATCAGTTATTCACCTTTTGAAGATGCGCCGATTCGAATTCTCGCAGACCTCTCTGCGAGTCAGTGTCAGAATCAACAAATAAAAGTAGAACTACAGGACGAATCTGGTAAAACTGTCGAAACCGTGACGCGCGAGGTTAATCAGCAGGAACAACAGTTTCAAATTCGATTTCAGATCCGTCCTGAAGAAACCGGTATTGCCTTTTATCAACTCAAAGCCACTCTTAGCGCACCACAAAGTGCAGAAGTGACGCTTGCCAATAATCATCGCATGTTGAAAATTGATCGCGGTCGTAAAGCACATCGGGTGCTCTATGTCTCTGGTCGTCCTAACTGGGAATTCAAATTCCTCCGACGCGCGATTGAAGAAGATGAACTTATTAATCTCGTGGGCCTGATTCGTATCGCAAAAAAAGAAACCAAATTTGACTTTCGCAGTCGAGACGGAGAAGAAGGCAATGCTTTATTTCGAGGCTTTGATCAAGACAATGAATCCGATCTCGAACGCTATGATCAGCCTGTTTTCGTACGAATCAACACGAAATCGCCTCACGAATTGCAAGATGGTTTCCCCAAAACAGAAGAAGAACTCTTTCAGTATGAATCGATCATCATTGATGATTTGGAAGCGGCTTTCTTTTCGCACGATCAAATAGAGCTGATTACTCGATTTGTTTCAGAGCGAGGAGGTGGACTGTTGATGCTGGGCGGACAAGAGTCGTTTCAAAAGGGTGGTTATCATAAAACTGATCTCGCTCGCCTCTTACCCATTTATTTCCCACAAAGAAAAACTGCTGCCATCGAAACGGAATATCAATTTTCACTGACCCGCGACGGTTGGCTTCAACCCTGGACGCGGCATCATAAGAATGAGCAAGAGGAACACAAACGTCTGGCCGAGATGCCACCATTCAAAACGATCAATCGTGTCGATACCACAAAACCCGCTGCAACTCTGGTTGCAGAATTGAAAAGCTCACAAACCGATGCACAGCCGGCTATAGCCACTCAACGCTATGGCCGGGGGCGTGTCGCAGCGGTAATGGTTGGTGACCTCTGGCGGTGGCGACTGAAAGAAGATTCCCAGTCTCCCCAACTCAACAAATCCTGGCGACAGCTATTACGCTGGATGACAACCGATGTGCTGGAGCCCATTGATTTACAGGTTGAGAACAATCCGAGTGGAAATAAAGGTACAAAAATCAGAGTCTTCGTCCGCGATCCTCAGTTTCAGAAGCGTAGTGACTATCAAGTGCAACTGGAAATCACAACGCCTCAAAAAGAACGGATCAAGCTGATTGCCGACCCCGTCAACGACAAACCTGGAGAATACCAGTCGGTTTATCTCCCCTCTCAATCAGGCGGGTATCATATTTCAGCTACTGTGACCGCCCCCGACTCGAAAACC
This window encodes:
- a CDS encoding DUF58 domain-containing protein; translation: MKQGSPHKKNQNQRFASQRIDPACLMRIKSLELRAKSVVEGSWNGLHRSPYHGFSVEFTEYREYSPGDDPRHIDWKLAARSNQHFIKRYEEETNLCCHMLLDLSSSMQFHSLGYSKADYAKTLVATFAYFLSTQRDASGLIIFDEQVESVVPARFTRGQLRRILIELERPPQGSHTNFISPLKHAVETIKKRGLVVLVSDLLSPTEELSTHLGYLRAKGHEVALFQILDPAELHFDFSETAIFEDLESGDHMALNPKAAQANYQQQMDQHLEEIQTICRQQGVHYHKLTTDTPLESGLSSFLTDRVA
- a CDS encoding BatA domain-containing protein gives rise to the protein MSFLTPLYLFGIIAVGLPILLHLVRHQPKNVFQFSTLRFLEHKPPQTNRKNKIEHWLLLLLRAVAVMLLVAAFARPFFKSKDLELTANSTTQQTILLIDTSSSMRRETLWNAALEKAKNIIQQAGKNQIAIYTFDSKLTPVKGLNETKQLKTHQSRKFDQERLTKLTPGWNSTNLGKALTEIAAILQQQAASDPAKTSLQNSTIELITDFQAGSQINSLNSFSWPEELKVRLHRLSVKETSNAGLQLLALNESSEATVRIVNAADSKAEQFTLTCQGKESTSKQVYVPRGQSRVVEIPTQEEMEHVKEIVLSGDEHDFDNTLYLQPGTKTKLNVVHYATPETSDTQSPDFFAKRAFPSTKSREVHYLTVGPDSPKILISSTKIHLMILSRQLSQSETSLVKQYLQQGGIVLCSLHDESASQTLKSLLPFPQKITRKVTVAPAEVNGYALLTNIHFDHPTFQMFQAPEFSDFTKLKFWKYQRLSLPDSIPHQVLARFDHDNPAILNIPSGEGQLIVMTFGWTPQESQFALSTKFVPMMNAILAQNAKLVEVPSQFTVDDNFKLPNIKQLTKITNLNSSPIKLAIGKTDLEENIQPGLYEVMVEHENMPAQKFAVNLAIDESKTAPLAMEKLEALGVKFLKPGETTEAESKSFDIRRQALIRELEQKQKIWRWLIIVALAMLCLETLLAKWIASPTSATRKA
- a CDS encoding DUF4175 family protein, encoding MADHCRSRNALSGNLAGEMDRQSYFSDTKGVNMGLPDLIQQLNQVVFRYEASRKLKRLTLIWLAASGLTILACLFLKPISSQQDQLFLLAVLLGIPFLAAIGTLFSRVHKLLSPANRHKVATLIERTYPDLDTSLLATLELENAMNEVRPTFLQHRLVQQVIEHGTHHDWRQTISNRKLFLQSTAHVLCFIAWFIGCLSCWSYLKAAPLPKETPLATALVNKQYLVEIKPGTTELEKDHPLLITARFTGETPETATLRIVSTSDEPQTIPLDKHLDDPVFAVRLPMITHDLSYVVQADSWESETYQVKVFVLPELVQLDTVINAPDYTGRPTQKMEDALQMSAIVGSSIELQARFNKPVQTALLESENQQPLPLKVSSDGMSARIRIIAENNQSWNLRLIDSQSRENRTPPYIDLVVVPNLPPEIKVTFPARDTRVSPLEEALIQGSVSDDFGLQQVSLVYTIPGQTAQTLSLRETTKPVLEFVAEHLLSMERLQVQPDTLISYYLFAEDIAPDGNTRKVLSDMYFMEVRHFEEIFREGRSASSSSQSKKSGGNAKQVEKLAEQQKQIINATWKIIRREIKSTVSDQFNKDVSTVQEAQQALVASVLKLGSKIKSHKSKVIIDSVVQKMQETVSILDSVNQSRNVEQLTAALNTEQSSYQLLLKLRAREHRVSQNKNGGGSKGGGSSRSQQQMQQLELTNKKQRYETENQASQAQAAQPDREALQILNRLRELAQRQKDLNEQLKALSDKKRLAKNDQEREEIERQLKRLRERQRELLRNTDEVAQKMDQSKKASSAKSRRELEQTRSHLQQSSEALKKGQVSRALNSGTRAQQQLDQLKNEFRKKTANQFADAMRSLNKQAEQLNEKQKEISQALNKQQQLTQPEKKRSLRKNKGQQALADKLHEQESDLKNLVEQMKKIVQESEKSEPLLSKHLYDAIRKTRPYRPADSLKNAANFLKEGASERAQQAEQRAAEGIEAMKQGIEVAAESVLGNDLESLKRAREAIKALSSEMKNEQKLAGNPNSQNQRTASSPKATPSGSPKTPTDKQSNSSKPGQQKQAGSPSGQGKSPVQLASAQKGKGQSSGSKPGVSQSSTSKAGPKSLKSAKGKPKGGSGGSQGGPGGQTTGPITGNQFRKWSDRMRDVEEMVGDPDLRSKVAQIRERAQSMREEFKRHSKVPKGDLVNAQILEPLAELQKILSNEIIKRGAQTTLAPIDGDPVPEKYSDLVRRYYEELGSGK
- a CDS encoding glutamine amidotransferase, whose product is MNCLAQIQFAAPHWTTIAVVTIIAGLALVFFAYRSLTLKRSLASAAICLKIFGIAILSIALTEPLWSGTHVQPGTNLFAVVVDNSQSLQIKDPKTRQPRLEQVKQLLTSSHPAQKNNLPEWLINLEQNFSVRKYSVNAYTKAIPELQHLQFDGSITNLVSGLNELNQRYTKLPLAGILLMTDGISAEEISRLETSVPIYPIVIGSTLPAIDLAITNTAISYSPFEDAPIRILADLSASQCQNQQIKVELQDESGKTVETVTREVNQQEQQFQIRFQIRPEETGIAFYQLKATLSAPQSAEVTLANNHRMLKIDRGRKAHRVLYVSGRPNWEFKFLRRAIEEDELINLVGLIRIAKKETKFDFRSRDGEEGNALFRGFDQDNESDLERYDQPVFVRINTKSPHELQDGFPKTEEELFQYESIIIDDLEAAFFSHDQIELITRFVSERGGGLLMLGGQESFQKGGYHKTDLARLLPIYFPQRKTAAIETEYQFSLTRDGWLQPWTRHHKNEQEEHKRLAEMPPFKTINRVDTTKPAATLVAELKSSQTDAQPAIATQRYGRGRVAAVMVGDLWRWRLKEDSQSPQLNKSWRQLLRWMTTDVLEPIDLQVENNPSGNKGTKIRVFVRDPQFQKRSDYQVQLEITTPQKERIKLIADPVNDKPGEYQSVYLPSQSGGYHISATVTAPDSKTKTIQGGWVHDPQSIEFRTIQPNLELLQQLATQSKGEVIPADKLSQFVSTLDQRHIPVTAEVVTPLWHHPWVLLLVLGCLFGEWSLRRWKGLP